A window from Solanum stenotomum isolate F172 chromosome 5, ASM1918654v1, whole genome shotgun sequence encodes these proteins:
- the LOC125865672 gene encoding trihelix transcription factor PTL-like, giving the protein MDDHQYGMMDLTQYLDGRPLFPSVSSNLTPDLLCGNQHFDMLMATTTTTHVPQHDNYLPHHHHYHYHHGFLPESSTVAAATGASVSGGCTLSAMEMEGGNGRWPRQETVTLLEVRSQLDSKFKEAIQKGPLWDEVSRIMSEEYGYQRSGKKCREKFENLYKYYKKTKDGKAGRQDGKHYRYFRQLEALYGKTSNTFNTNTFHHQVHYNEEPHHCPKLSDNNLYDSSDSDDSDNSSNDDSKRKNIKKKGKRSWKGKIRDFMDIQMRKLMEKQDIWLEKMMKTIEDKEQERILREEEWRKKEEIRLEKQQKFWADERAWIEARDAVLINTLRKLNGEKIMKSSTTNYNDENGSMCYCNKKQKEMNSLSSSCYNNFQIKNEEEGRISYCETSRHVPNIHDTIDDGYVARIL; this is encoded by the exons ATGGATGATCATCAGTATGGTATGATGGATCTAACGCAGTACCTAGATGGAAGGCCTTTATTTCCTTCAGTTTCATCAAATCTGACACCAGATTTATTATGTGGTAACCAACATTTCGATATGTTAATggctactactactactactcatGTGCCTCAACACGACAACTATcttcctcatcatcatcattatcattatcatcacGGGTTTCTTCCCGAATCTAGCACTGTGGCAGCTGCCACTGGAGCTAGTGTTAGTGGTGGGTGCACGTTAAGCGCGATGGAGATGGAGGGTGGAAATGGGAGGTGGCCAAGGCAAGAGACAGTTACACTACTTGAAGTTAGATCACAGCTTGATTCTAAGTTCAAAGAAGCTATTCAAAAAGGTCCACTTTGGGATGAAGTCTCTAG gaTTATGTCTGAGGAATATGGATATCAAAGGAGTGGGAAAAAGTGTAGGGAGAAATTTGAGAATTTGTACAAATACTACAAGAAGACTAAAGATGGGAAAGCTGGTAGACAAGATGGTAAACATTATAGATACTTTAGACAACTTGAAGCTCTTTATGGTAAAACAAGCAACACATTTAATACAAACACATTTCATCATCAAGTACACTACAATGAAGAACCTCATCATTGTCCTAAGCTCTCTGACaacaatctctatgattcctctgaTTCTGATGACTCAGATAATTCGTCTAATGATGATTCAAAGAGGAAGAATAttaagaaaaaagggaaaaggagtTGGAAAGGTAAGATAAGAGACTTTATGGATATACAAATGAGGAAATTAATGGAAAAACAAGATATTTGGTtagagaaaatgatgaagaCAATTGAAGATAAGGAGCAAGAGAGGATTTTAAGGGAAGAAGAATGGAGGAAAAAAGAGGAAATTAGGttagaaaaacaacaaaaattttgGGCTGATGAGAGAGCATGGATTGAAGCGCGCGATGCAGTTTTAATCAATACATTACGTAAATTAAATGGAGAAAAAATCATGAAGAGTAGTACTACAAATTATAAtgatgaaaatggttcaatgtGTTATTGCAACAAGAAGCAAAAGGAAATGAATTCATTGAGTTCATCATGTTATAATAATTTCCAAAtcaagaatgaagaagaagggAGAATATCATATTGTGAAACATCAAGACATGTGCCAAATATTCATGATACAATTGATGATGGCTATGTTGCTCGAATTCTTTAA